From the Solanum lycopersicum chromosome 10, SLM_r2.1 genome, one window contains:
- the LOC104649774 gene encoding pectinesterase inhibitor 10 encodes MFSFFSAFFYPLPPYSSSAPCPSFSYPHLPSFSSPSSPRSSVSSRAPPHLVPSPPTPPFSPSSSPYPLFPPTFPPLPPSPPFPSSSFPCPYSSPSLPSSIPSPNPPTSSPSSFSPISISPSSLSAPYPSSCPSFSSSSFSIERIFLRGSGSLDD; translated from the coding sequence ATGTTTTCCTTCTTCTCCGCTTTCTTCTATCCTCTTCCTCCTTATTCTTCTTCTGCTCCTTGtccttctttttcttatccTCATCTTCCTTCGttctcttctccttcttctccaCGTTCTTCTGTTTCTTCTCGTGCTCCTCCTCATCTTGTTCCTTCTCCTCCTACTCCTcctttttctccttcttcttctccttatCCTCTTTTTCCTCCTACTTTTCCTCCTCTtcctccttctcctccttttccttcttcttcttttccttgTCCGTACTCTTCTCCTTCTCTTCCTTCTTCTATTCCTTCTCCTAATCCTCCtacttcttctccttcttctttttctcctaTTTCTATTTCCCCGTCTTCTCTTTCTGCACCTTATCCTTCTTCTTGtccttcattttcttcttcttctttttctatagAAAGAATATTCTTGAGAGGAAGTGGATCCTTAGATGATTGA